In Taeniopygia guttata chromosome 34, bTaeGut7.mat, whole genome shotgun sequence, a genomic segment contains:
- the LOC115491697 gene encoding hydrocephalus-inducing protein homolog, with the protein MVVSLVNKDKLPEVVKISMESSPYFQLACSNNAYRVVMPGVPAPVRIRFTPGKGKDYSHKLICTTARERIVVPIQAIGAPAILEFPDQLDFSECPVKQSSQKTLLVRNVSNRAARYQLSTQSPFSVVPATGTVGAGDTVQVTVGFHALMTGDYSGSLCCNTGEESSLTELHAEAVELNIGLSTNFVAVETTFISMSNHKTMFIENRSNVTAHFQWKAFPTEEGENREKRRQCRFLRPWSEKSQENLTEEETSESEMGSCEDHTARLSNTVLAEIAKVQQDPMLFSDDIFFIEPVEGEIGPNSSAEIKVTFKPTEALEYRSVAYCNISGCESRLPLRLRGHGKGPLVELNCRTLNLGNVSVNTPHVREVQLVNLGAIDAPFTYISSNANVGFCFKFAPKEGIIAPGGTQTIQVSFGATVLGTFEEEFQFSVAGSPRPAILTIKGSVTGPTSLSDTIKLNLEDISSGSPNTKTCCLTDTSPVFHDGLWRKNCFPNLQIQPSTLEFVGGTEEVRSLEMTNCSPLLAKYHWSLCSDSQADKLGYVHLCPLLGALLPGALFVLGREQSCWPRI; encoded by the exons ATGGTGGTGTCTCTCGTGAATAAGGACAAG TTGCCTGAGGTGGTGAAGATCTCCATGGAGAGCTCGCCTTACTTCCAGCTGGCGTGCTCCAACAACGCATACCGTGTTGTGATGCCGGGTGTGCCTGCCCCTGTGCGCATCCGCTTCACCCCTGGCAAGGGCAAG GATTATTCCCACAAGCTCATCTGCACCACTGCAAGGGAAAGGATAGTCGTGCCAATTCAGGCCATTGGTGCCCCAGCTATCCTGGAGTTCCCTGACCAGCTGGACTTCTCGGAGTGTCCGGTCAAGCAGAGCAGCCAGAAGACTCTGCTGGTTCGTAATGTCAGTAACCGGGCAGCTCGTTACCAGCTGAGCACCCAGAG TCCTTTCTCCGTGGTTCCAGCCACGGGAACTGTGGGCGCTGGTGACACCGTGCAGGTGACAGTGGGATTCCACGCGCTGATGACCGGTGACTATTCGGGGTCTCTGTGCTGCAACACAG GTGAAGAAAGTAGCCTCACAGAGCTCCACGCAGAAGCTGTAGAGCTCAACATTGGGTTGAGCACAAATTTCGTGGCGGTTGAGACGACGTTCATCTCCATGTCAAACCACAAAACCATGTTCATTGAGAACAGGAGTAACGTCACGGCCCACTTCCAGTGGAAGGCTTTTCCTACCGAGGAAGGAGAGAATCGAGAGAAGAGGAG gcagtgtcGTTTTCTGCGGCCGTGGTCAGAGAAGTCGCAGGAAAACTTAACGGAGGAGGAAACATCAGAGTCAGAGATGGGCTCTTGTGAAGATCACACTGCCCGCCTGAGCAACACGGTCCTGGCGGAGATAGCAAAGGTGCAACAAGACCCCATGCTGTTCTCCgatgacatttttttcattgagCCAGTG GAGGGAGAAATTGGGCCGAATAGTTCGGCTGAAATCAAGGTGACCTTCAAACCCACAGAGGCACTGGAGTACCGAAGTGTGGCTTACTGCAACATCTCAG GCTGTGAGAGCAGGCTGCCCCTGCGCCTCAGAGGGCACGGCAAAGGACCCCTGGTTGAACTGAACTGTCGCACACTGAACCTTGGGAACGTTTCTGTCAACACCCCCCACGTTCGTGAG gtgcagctggTTAACCTAGGAGCTATTGATGCTCCCTTCACCTATATCTCCTCAAATGCAAACGTGGGCTTCTGCTTCAAGTTTGCACCCAAGGAAGGCATCATTGCACCAGGCGGGACCCAGACGATCCAGGTCTCCTTCGGTGCCACCGTGCTGGGGACATTTGAGGAAGAATTCCAGTTCAGTGTGGCTGGATCTCCTAGGCCTGCAATCCTGACTATCAA GGGCAGTGTCACCGGACCGACTTCACTCTCGGACACCATTAAGCTCAACTTGGAGGACATCTCCTCTG GCTCTCCCAACACCAAGACCTGTTGCCTCACTGACACCTCCCCGGTGTTCCATGACGGCCTTTGGAGAAAAAACTGCTTCCCAAACCTGCAAATCCAGCCCAGCACGCTGGAGTTCGTGGGTGGCACTGAAGAAGTGCGCTCTCTGGAGATGACCAACTGCAGCCCTCTTCTCGCCAAGTACCACTGGTCACTCTGTTCGGACAGCCAGGCGGACAAGCTGGGGTATGTGCACCTTTGCCCTCTCCTTGGAGCTCTTCTTCCTGGTGCCCTGTTTGTACTTGGCAGAGAACAAAGCTGTTGGCCTAGGATCTGA